From Cervus elaphus chromosome 25, mCerEla1.1, whole genome shotgun sequence, one genomic window encodes:
- the LOC122683668 gene encoding basic proline-rich protein-like, translating into MAAWFSRGAAVTPRGPRRRRGGPAPHAHLCPPARRTGAPRPPLPAGAEDRRPTPTSARRRGGPAPHAHLCPQAVGTGAPRPPLPAGGGDRRPTPTSARRRRWGPAPHAHLCPQAVGTGAPRPPLPAGGGDRRPTPTSARRRGGPAPHAHLCPPARRTGAPRPPLPAGAEDRRPTPTSARRRGGPAPHAHLCPQAVGTGAPRPPLPAGGKDRRPTPTSARRRGGPAPHAHLCPQAAVRTGAPRPPLPAGCEDRRPTPTSARRRGGPAPHAHLCPQAAVRTGAPRPPLPAGCEDRRPTPTSARRRGGPAPHAHLCPQAAVRTGAPRPPLPAGGEDRRPTPTSARRRGGPAPHAHLCPPARRTGAPRPPLPAGAEDRRPTPTSARRRWGPAPHAHLCPQAAVRTGAPRPPLPAGAEDRRPTPTSARRRGGPAPHAHLCPQAVRTGAPRPPLPAGGCEDRRPTPTSARRRGGPAPHAHLCPQAVRTGAPRPPLPAGATSMLLGGSPDGCYNDQPVGSRAVWVKVLVLQAGPVVMTLVNA; encoded by the exons ATGGCGGCCTGGTTCTCACGTGGTGCGGCCGTGACGCCTCGGGGGCCACGT CGCCGGCGCGGAGGACCGGCGCCCCacgcccacctctgcccgccGGCGCGGAGGACCGGCGCCCCacgcccacctctgcccgccGGCGCGGAGGACCGGCGCCCCacgcccacctctgcccgccGGCGCGGAGGACCGGCGCCCCACGCCCACCTCTGCCCGCAGGCGGTGGGGACCGGCGCCCCacgcccacctctgcccgccGGCGGTGGGGACCGGCGCCCCACGCCCACCTCTGCCCGCAGGCG GCGGTGGGGACCGGCGCCCCACGCCCACCTCTGCCCGCAGGCGGTGGGGACCGGCGCCCCACGCCCACCTCTGCCCGCAGGCGGTGGGGACCGGCGCCCCacgcccacctctgcccgccGGCGCGGAGGACCGGCGCCCCacgcccacctctgcccgccGGCGCGGAGGACCGGCGCCCCacgcccacctctgcccgccGGCGCGGAGGACCGGCGCCCCacgcccacctctgcccgccGGCGCGGAGGACCGGCGCCCCACGCCCACCTCTGCCCGCAGGCGGTGGGGACCGGCGCCCCACGCCCACCTCTGCCCGCAGGCGGTAAGGACCGGCGCCCCacgcccacctctgcccgccGGCGCGGAGGACCGGCGCCCCACGCCCACCTCTGCCCGCAGGCG GCGGTGAGGACCGGCGCCCCACGCCCACCTCTGCCCGCAGGCTGTGAGGACCGGCGCCCCacgcccacctctgcccgccGGCGCGGAGGACCGGCGCCCCACGCCCACCTCTGCCCGCAGGCG GCGGTGAGGACCGGCGCCCCACGCCCACCTCTGCCCGCAGGCTGTGAGGACCGGCGCCCCacgcccacctctgcccgccGGCGCGGAGGACCGGCGCCCCACGCCCACCTCTGCCCGCAGGCG GCGGTGAGGACCGGCGCCCCACGCCCACCTCTGCCCGCAGGCGGTGAGGACCGGCGCCCCacgcccacctctgcccgccGGCGCGGAGGACCGGCGCCCCacgcccacctctgcccgccGGCGCGGAGGACCGGCGCCCCacgcccacctctgcccgccGGCGCGGAGGACCGGCGCCCCACGCCCACCTCTGCCCGCAGGCGGTGGGGACCGGCGCCCCACGCCCACCTCTGCCCGCAGGCG GCTGTGAGGACCGGCGCCCCacgcccacctctgcccgccGGCGCGGAGGACCGGCGCCCCacgcccacctctgcccgccGGCGCGGAGGACCGGCGCCCCACGCCCACCTCTGCCCGCAGGCGGTGAGGACCGGCGCCCCACGCCCACCTCTGCCCGCAGGCG GCTGTGAGGACCGGCGCCCCacgcccacctctgcccgccGGCGCGGAGGACCGGCGCCCCACGCCCACCTCTGCCCGCAGGCGGTGAGGACCGGCGCCCCACGCCCACCTCTGCCCGCAGGCG CGACATCCATGCTGCTTGGAGGCTCTCCTGACGGTTGTTACAACGATCAGCCAGTCGGCTCCCGGGCGGTGTGGGTCAAGGTGCTGGTGCTCCAAGCAGGCCCTGTTGTTATGACTCTCGTGAATGCGTGa